One Streptomyces sp. SAI-135 DNA segment encodes these proteins:
- a CDS encoding TetR/AcrR family transcriptional regulator, with the protein MVNPEAKTPRERYRAQVRTEIKAHAWEQIATAGASALSLNAIAKRLGMSGPALYRYYAGRDELITELIRDAYRSLADTFRATAARPGADVSALAGALRTWALEDPQRYFLLFGTPVPGYHAPDDITAIASEVMAAILDAIAGQPSGGPVTPFAAHLEEHRDWAGDHPAPAATLHRALTFWTRLHGTLSLELAGHFTGMGFDPALFYAAELEELTGGAGHEGM; encoded by the coding sequence ATGGTGAATCCGGAAGCGAAGACCCCGCGCGAGCGCTACCGCGCCCAGGTGCGCACGGAGATCAAGGCGCACGCGTGGGAGCAGATCGCCACGGCCGGCGCGTCGGCGCTCTCCCTCAACGCGATCGCCAAGCGGCTCGGCATGAGCGGACCCGCCCTGTACCGGTACTACGCGGGGCGCGACGAGCTGATCACCGAACTCATCAGGGACGCGTACCGCAGCCTCGCCGACACCTTCCGCGCCACCGCCGCCCGGCCCGGCGCCGACGTCAGCGCACTGGCGGGCGCCCTGCGGACCTGGGCCCTGGAGGACCCCCAGCGCTACTTCCTCCTCTTCGGCACACCGGTCCCCGGCTATCACGCGCCGGACGACATCACCGCGATCGCGTCCGAGGTCATGGCGGCCATCCTGGACGCCATCGCCGGGCAGCCGTCGGGCGGGCCGGTGACGCCGTTCGCCGCCCACCTCGAAGAACACCGGGACTGGGCGGGCGACCACCCCGCCCCCGCCGCGACCCTCCACCGGGCCCTGACCTTCTGGACCCGGCTGCACGGCACCCTGTCCCTGGAGCTCGCCGGCCACTTCACCGGGATGGGGTTCGACCCCGCGCTCTTCTACGCCGCCGAACTGGAGGAGCTGACCGGCGGGGCGGGCCACGAGGGGATGTGA
- a CDS encoding cold-shock protein — translation MATGTVKWFNAEKGFGFIEQDGGGADVFAHYSNIAAQGFRELLEGQKVSFEIAQGQKGPTAENIVPA, via the coding sequence ATGGCTACTGGCACCGTGAAGTGGTTCAACGCGGAAAAGGGCTTCGGCTTCATCGAGCAGGACGGCGGCGGCGCCGACGTCTTCGCCCACTACTCCAACATCGCCGCCCAGGGCTTCCGTGAGCTGCTGGAAGGTCAGAAGGTGTCGTTCGAGATCGCGCAGGGCCAGAAGGGCCCGACGGCCGAGAACATCGTTCCCGCCTGA